The genomic segment CCACTCCACAGCAAAAGCTATTTAAACTCCATTTCTACTGAAATGTTTCAATATTGAGTTATAATGGAGACAGTTTTAAAGTCGGCACAAAAATATCAACGTTGTTCTAATTAATTGGACATTTTGTATTTTTAAGTCACTTAATCATTGATAAAGTATATTtactaagttttttttaaatcacaaagGGTACTCACAAAACTCAAATTCTAAAGAGACTTAGGATATACAAGATAAAAAAGTACCATTGCAGCAATATGATCCAGTGATTCGTTTTAGAATAACCTGTACAATGTAAAATTATTTCGTGAAAGCAGGATATCCAATTTTGAAGATTGTGCGGTTCAGAGCTTAGTGTTCAGAGATGAAGGTCACTACAAAAGGTGCTCATACTAAATTTATTTCCCAATATGACTCAATCTTTTGTAcagttaaattttattttaaatagaaAACATGAAACAGGTTTTCCAATACAAATACAGATGAACGTAAGAATCAGGACAAGAAAGGACCATTAGTGCCCAaaagcaccccctcccccaaaagacTAACTTAATATCTTGATACCAATTATCTACAAGAAAACACACATCATGTGATGTCAACGAGTGATACTCAAATCATCATCAGAAGTACCATCACCAGTGATAAAGCTGCATGTTGTATAGCTCAAAATGCTCTCTCTCAATACAACCCAAGTTCAGACAGAGAAATACATTTTCATAGTGCTGGTTCTATGTACACAGTTTGAAAATTCCACATGTTCATTGTTATACTTTACTGAAATTAGAATCACAATGCCGAGATGAAAACTTTACACAATCTATTAACGTATAATGGTATAATCATGTGTTCCACGGTCCAAGTCCAACATTCACGAACTCACACATTTCCTGCATTCAGCAGTTGCTTTGTGAATTCAAAATGTAGATGGGATATAACTAGCTTCATATCATCCTTGGAAAAAATCTACTTTTGACAAACTGTTCCTGAAAATCATGAGAAGAAAAAAAGTTGCCCCAACATTAGAATTTATGTTTGAATCTCAATTAATCCATAGATAatgtaaatcaggaaatattCAATATTACATTGACATATTCACGAAAACCTAAGCAAATTATAAGCTAAAGTGCTGACAATCTGAGGTAAGGTTACTTCCCATTTTATAGTAATACTTCAATATATTGATATTTATATTAAAAATCTGTATGCACTTCCTCTCTGCAAACCCTGCAGCGCAATTTTGTGTAAAGCTTTTGCACTATAAACTCCCATGTCCACGTTTATAATGAAAACTGCCGATCTAAACTTGTCATTCTGCAATTGCACTGTTCACTCTTACCAATAGTGGAGCTGAAGTGTTCCTAGTTGCTTAGTTTGCAATGCTGATAAATTGCTATGCCCCAGTCAATTATACTTCTGTTCCCAAATTGCCATGTTTTGCTATTTAACTATAAACATCAAATCAAAGACTATAAAACAGAACAAAATGCATGACTTTAAAATGAGGACTGAATCACATATTCATAGCTTGATTGAATATACCCCATTCTCTAACCTTTCACCTGAAGACTAGTGCAACATGACAAGAGAGTGCCTAATAACATATTAGAAGTATTTTGCCAAGTGCACACTTCCTGTATCACACCTGCTTCTTTCAACACCTTGCTGGAACTATACCTATATATTTATGACATACTTATCTTTGATTAAGGCCTTCCATCTCCAAGATCAGCGGTATTGTGCTCCAAGCCTGATCCCTACTTGATTTCTTCCAGTTTCCTCTAGACTAATCCCCAGCACCACTGGACTATACACCACTGCTTTTAAGAGAAGGAAAAGCAGATTCAGGGTTGAGGGGAGAGGAAGAAAGGCAAGGAAGCAATGAGAAGCAAGAGGCGGAGATGGATAAAATGTGCTATGGGAAGGGAAGTGaaaggaggatattgagagggcgATAGGAGGAAAGATGAATAGGAGGAGGAAATGCTTTAAGTTTTTGTATGATTAGCCTTGGGACTGTTTTTTAGTGTACAGCATTCTATTTGGGACTTCAATGTTTTCATGTATAGGGACTGTATGAATGGGAAATTGCATTTTTGTGTAGTCTTATGTGGCTCATCTACGATAAGTTCTCAGCTCAAAAAGGTTGGACATCCCTGGTATCTAAACCTTAGGGGGAGCTACATAATCACATTCATAATTACAAACACAGTTAGTAACCGTGCATGGCTCATCTTAATAGCTGACACTCGAACAAAAGATACAGCTTAGAACATTGTAGAAGGCACAAGACTTGATCCCAACTTTCATTTATTCCACTTTGGAGGTCAAGCAAAGGAAATTTAAAATGCACTAACTAGGAAAGTTGTGAAATAAAGATATTCCAGAATCGTATCATCATGCATTCCTTTCAATGAAACTCTTTGCTGGTAatgctttttttttcagcaaattTCTGTGTTTGATGTGATGGACTTGGGCAATGAAGCTGGGAATTTTACAGTTTTATACCCACTAACTTCAGGACAGATGCAGTGAAGTTCCTTCTTTGGTCAAACAATTCCCCTTTGCAGAAAAGCATCCCTTACTGTATTTGTGCAAATGTTTTCCCCCCTTCAAAAGTGATTACTACCATCCCAATGAGATTACCACTTTACCTCAAAACATCCTGTCAAAGCTACTGTTCAGCTGTTCCCAGAATTGGCCCATGTAGGCACATCCTCAGGTCAAAGACGTAAATTGCTGTTGCTGAGGGAATTTTCTACATTACACATCTGAAGTGTTTAGGGATGTTTTACTTTAAATATGCTATTCTGAGTAATGACAGTATCAAATTCAGGAAAAACCTGCAGAAAATTACTTTTCTCATTTATATATGACATCATTTTGCTTAATCATTGTTATTTTACACACTTAGGTCCAAGTGGGATGTATGGTGTGCAATGAAATGTGACAATGATGGTTCGACACAGATGTGTGACAGAATCGCATTAGTTTCAAAACCTATATACATAATCTAAGTCCTGATAATTAATAAAGTTGCAGGTGTCACACTTGAGAAAGAAAATTACTTTTGAAAACGGCAGTAAATAAACACAGAGATCAATTACAGGTTGAGGTTGATGAAGCAAGTTTGCAGGTTAGAGCTTGTAATTGCACCTACCAATATGCAAACACCACCCAAAACTAGTGATTAAACTCTATTTGTCCTCAGCATTGCACAGTAATAGGCTGCGATTTCAAGGAACAGGGCAGATTCACCTtagcagaaaaataaaacattGAGTCACATTATACAATACCCAGTCTTTATAAACAGTACAATATCCAAACCGACGTAAGCAACATAATGAGAGATCTGCTAAAATGCTTGACTGAAAATTTTACTCAAAGTAATACAGTTCATTGTTGGGTCATATGTTTCTTGTACGATACTCAGAATTCATCACTTCTATCACCAGTGACATCCCTATAACCACCCTTGTATTACACAGCTCAAAACTCAGGCTTGAAATGATAAACAATTGTACAACCGGGTGCTTTTTCAAAGTTCACATGAACATTTTACAAAAATTTTTGATGCTTGCCAAAATGTTTTACTGACTCCTAGCAACAtttactctgccattcagtaactAAAACCTGTTCCTGTTAACCCTGCAGTTTAAGAAAACCACAAATTAAGTATGATCAATTTTTCAGCCAAGTTGTTAGTTACATCATTTTATGCTTATTAACATTGAAGGCACATTTTCAGTTAGAAACAATATTTCTTTGAGATTTTACAAAACTAGAAGAACATATTAAACAACAACAGAAACATCTCCTTTGCAGTTTTCATAATTCATATCCTGGAATGTCTCTAGCATAGAAGCAAGAGGCATTTAATCATTATCTGAGCCTACAGGTGGCATGAAAATCAATGCATCGTTAAACGTATGCCCATAAGGTCGTAGCCTGTAAACGCCATACATCATGACATGCATATGATTAGGTGAAAGTCCATGAAAAGTAATAGCCACATcagagcagcatccttccacaACTTCATTTGGATTATTAGACATTGCCTCCACGACAAGGGCATTTATATTTTTTGAGTTGAACAGTTCTTTTCCTTCATTATCTTCTGCATTGTCAGCAAAAACTCCTGTGTACTTCAGACATACTGCAAGTTCCTTTTCTTCAGACATCTTCCACAGCAAACTCCCCTTTTCTGGACATTTCACAGGATCATCAAGAACCTTGTAGAACCTTTCTAATGCTTCTATACTTAGGACCACACCTGAAGATGATTCTACATATTCCAAATCACCAGACTTGACTGTATGACCAACATAGAAAGGCTGTTCTGGATCTTTATTCAACAAAAAGAACTTAAGATTTTCAATAATTGCAAACGTAGTTGACTCTACAAAGAAAAACCAGTTATAATCATCTTTGTAGTTTTCATATGCATGTTTGAAGGCTTTTCTGGTCTGGACCCATTTATCTTCTGTTGCAAGGCTGACTGATTCGAAGATTTTAATGGTTTCCGGGCTGTAAAACACAGCTTTATCACAATGTTTGCTCCACGTTTCTACCACGGAGGCCCAGTAGCCAATTTCTTTGGGTGTAACCATAATCAAACACAAAACACGGATAGTCAGACTAAGCTCCATACGCTTCGACTCTGGAAGCTTCAGCAGTTCTTCCTTGTTGGGAGCTTTGAGATGGTGATGTTCGTGGCTTCGCAGTCCCGATTCTCCGCGCATCTTGTTATCAAAAAGGGTGAACACCAAATAAAACATTCCACCCAACATCACACCCTTCATGAAAGAATTGCCTTCTGTAATCATCTTTGCCTTTAATGAAGGAAAAAGAATAAAGTCACTTGGAGCGGAATGTTTATCagcatcaatttttttttaagttgtacGTAATTTTGAAAGCCACCTGGTTTAAATGGTGACAGCGAGTCGGTGAAGGAGTGAAAGCAGCTTCAGGCACCCGGAGTGGACATTGCCCAGGGAAGATGAGGTGACTCCGGCAGCGCTGGGTCCATCACCAGGGCAACAAACTAGCCCTGGAGCCGAGCCGAATCCAGTCCAGTCCAATCCAGTACAACCACCACTTCCCTCCCACCGGCTGATGCTGCTAGTgccgttgctgttgctgctgctgctgctgccacctcCCTTCCTCAGCCCTGAACAAACTCTCCCTCCCCGTTCCACAACCTCACCTCTGGCTCACGGACCACCACTCGAAACCAGCCGTAAATACACATCAGCCTTCGACGTGTCTACTTCCGGACCAAGATTTCCTGCTTCCGCCAATATTAAAGATGGCTGCCATCACTAGGTTAGGTCAGCCATGTTGTGTACTGGCAGAATCAAAGTGCAAGTCAGCGAGATAGAACAGACTTGGATTATTCATAAAGTTAGGAACTAAATGTTATGTGAAAATATATCTCGGGGTGCTACATTCACTGTTGTACTGCAGTCAGTGACAATGTTTGAGTTTATCAGTCTTCAAGTCCCATGGAGAATAGCAAGAAATACTTGCACCCATGAAGCtcctaaagtgtgattatttctagcttgtggacaaggtgacaaaCCATTGCAGATTTTCTGGGGCAGTCCCAGAATTCAGCTTTCCATCTTGCGTTCCAGGTCTGAAACCCTGGATTTCTTCAGTTGTGTCTGAATCTTTTCTGTCTGTGCATGCACACTGTTCTGCTTTGCATATGAAGACTTGAGCCCCACGGTCAAAAGGGAGTAGAGAGGGCACTGGCTGGCGCTAGCCTCTGGAAGTCGGTTGACTTTGGCAGGTGAGTGGTTTGGGTTGGGGGCCAGAAGGTTAGGGTGGGGTTATATCTCAGCCAGCGGTGCCAGTCTCAGGACCAATTTGTTACTGGGGGTGGCTCCGAAGTTGGGTCAGGCcaaaccctcacaccccaccacacTGTACAGCCAGCAccgccgccaccaccacccccccacagtcCTGTAAGCcacccagctgccgctcctccagTCCCAGCaatacaaccacccccccacccaactgtcCTGGCATAACACCTACACCCAGTTCCCACGGTATGCCATGACGAATTGTCCCTTTTTTGTCCCCCAGAGTCGGTCAGCCTGCTTATGAGAACCAGACGGCATAACATAGTGGCAGCAAGGTGTCTGTGAATAAAAAACCCAAACATTTTAAATAAATGCAATGCTGCTTTAGATTGAATAATGAATCCGAactagtgccagagagagagaaaaactgagtggATCATGCAAAAACGAAATGGCAGCTGCAGCATTAAACACTAGCTCTAGCCCATAATGAATTGGGAGACTGATGGTATTATAGGGGTATTTGAGTTTCAGTTTAAACAAAAGTGTGGGCTGACATTCAATAGCTTTCTAAAAAGCACTAGCAAAGAGGAAGGAGTCAGCTACATCCTTTTGTGGGCAGGGGTGGAATGATTAAATTTGTTTAATAGCTGGGGGCTGAGTGAAAACAACAGCAGAAATCCAGACATTATTTTTGAAAACTTAAGCATACATCTCCAGCCAAAGTCAAATCATTGGATCTACTGATATCAATTTCAAGGCCTGAGGCAGGAATCGGGTGTCTATTGGCAATTTCATAACAAGATTGGAAAATGCAGCCAGCAAATGTAAATTTAAGAGCGTAGATGAAAGGCTGCCAGATTAGCTCATTGGGAGCTCTGTACAATCTGAAGTACAAAAAGATTTGGTTAGGAAAGGACAAGCTCAGAATATCACAGGCTATAGACACTGTCTGAGCACATGAAGCCACAAGACGCTGACTACCTAAATGGCTAGCTTTCAGTTAAGTTGAGAGAAAAGTCAGCAGGGTTGATGCAGTGAAACAGCGACAGAAGAATGCACACCAGAGAGAAAGATGTGCTAGAGCTGTGGAAAACCACATGAATTTATAGAGTCAAGGAAATATTTGGCATTTGGACCAAACTGCAGAGCTTGTGGAAAGCTAAATCACTGGGAACATACGTACAGAACAAAGAACTCGTTTATTATCATTTATCAGAGGCAGAGCAACAAGCGAATAAGAAGTACAAGACACCAAAACATCCATACCCTAAAAGATGACGATAATTTTGAAGACACAACAGGCATAGGAACTAGACAACTGCATGAAATAGCAGCATGCAACAgttcccagagaaaagaaattcacacaACCATTCAGAACAGGAAGAGGGTGAGAAATAATTCCACAACCATGAATCTGAAGCTGAAGCTTGTTACCAGAGCACAGGTTAACATCACACCATTCAGACTATACCAGAtgatctttcctgaaaatttaaaagaaaatgtttACCCAAGGAAAGGTGCTCTGAAACCGAGCAATGTCATGCTAATGAAATGTGGGGGAACCGATATTCGACAGCTAGAAACAATCCAAATCATAGGAAACTACAAAGGAAAAGATATTAACTGTGTGTTTTATATCACTGAACCAGCTGGTCCTGCTATCCTGGGGTTGAACAGTTATGAAGAGCTGCAACTTATATCAGCAAACCATGAGATAAAATATCTAGGTATAAAGATCCATCACCTAGTGAACGTAACACCATCAAAGCTGAGTCAAATTAGAGATAAGACCAGCAAAGGTGAAGAGTTACAGATGCTCTCTTAGCAAGTGATCCAAGGATAGCATGATAGATATTTCTCAGCACCTTCTCTGGCTGTGCAACATGGACTACCTACAGCTATCAATGAAGAAAGCTCAACAACTTtcacctttgctgtttgtagcataTTCTGAGTATCTCATGGAATGACAAAGTCATGAATACAGCAGTTGTCTCAAAGGAAAACCTGTCATGTATGTTGGCAGTCATTAAGCAGAGGCTGGCTTGGGTGCGTGCACAGGAAGGAAGATGGACACATGCCCAAGGATTTTATGTACAGCAAAATCGCCAGAGCCAGAAGACGAGTAAGATGCCCAAAGCTCTGCTTCATGGATGCTTGCAAACATGACATGAAGGCCTTAAACATGGATTAACACACCTGGGAGACATTAACCAATGACAGAGGAAAATAACATCACCTGCAGGCCAGCGTGTGCTATCATGATGATCAGTGGCTACAGCTTGGCAGCAGGCGCCAACACAGAAAACAACAACCCATGACACCTGATAGCCGTCTCATATGTGGCACTTGTTCATGGATTGGTCTCTTCAGCTGTCAGCAAAAATACATCATAATGAAGTCACCCCATCCCCTATggatttgctgcatgtccatcatcttatgttgatggaaggatgatgATGGCAATTTGTTGCCTTGTGCAAATTTGCTGCCGTGTTTCTTACctaagtacttaattggctgacgtcatgaaaggtactacaaacatgcaggattttctttctttttactgTCTCTTACAGTGTTTAAGTTCCCCTGGTCTAAGAGTGGGTGTATTTTAGTCCAATCTGCAAATTAACTGTTAGTTTAAACtgccactgcccatcacccaaacCATTCCTGCTCTTAGTCTTCCTTGGAGAGCAATGAATCTTTTTTCCAAGTTTGGATTACAAATTCCTGGAGATCTCAGTATATCAGGATGACATTTCTGCACTGGACTACACCATTAGACTTAACTGGTGTGTTTCTGATCTGCTGCTCTTTTGCATAAATTTTgaagtttctctctccatagatgctgtcagacctgcaaagtttttccagcattttctgtttttatttaagttaaCTTTGATCATCTTCCCCCACCTCTGCTGTTCCCTGCTGAGTCTGTGAACATTTTACAGGTTTATCAGATACAGTTGCAGTTTGGTTCCTAGCCAGGGATTCAGGCTCCTGGCTGAAGTATCTTTCTCCGCTACTTTTGGGTCTTATGGTGACCTCAAACTTTGCCGCTCTTTTAAGTATGCCTCACAACCGATTCAGCACCTCTTCGATCTTCATTGCAGGGAAATACCTCCATCAATGCTCTAACCTTTAAAAAGTTTCTGGACTTTACTTGCCTACCAGAATTGTTGGAACTTGGATAACAGTTCGTCAATGCTCCATGACAACTCGACCCAACCTGTGTCAACTTTCTCTACGGGACCTCTGCCTTTAGCTCTGGACTCCCTACTGTTGTTTCCTCTCTATTCTATGTTTACAATCAGGATATATGCATCCTAATCTTGCTACGTAACCAGGCCTATCAGTACAGATCAGTATAATAGTGAAAAATGATCAAGATGAATCAATGTGGGTGAAGATAAGAAATAACCAAGAAAAGTAGTAGTATTTTATAGTTTATGGTGGGAATAGTTTATACGCCctctaacagtagctacactgtaggacagtgcataaatcaggaaataatggggcttgtaagaaaggtaccgcAATAATCGTGGACGATTTTAATCTTGGAATTAattaatcttttaattttaaaggcTTCGGAGAGCTGAAAAGGTGCATGTCTCTCTGCCAGTGGAAGACGCAGTGTCACTAAATCACAACCTCGcaagcaccagctcagatacgGGCACCATGTGTACTTTAAGGCTTGGCTAGAGGAGAGCTCTTCATATGGTGGATTACTGGCCACAAGCGTGCAGGAACTAGGGCAGGTATACAGTATGCCACAGATGCCAGATTGCTGGAGGGCTCAATCAATACTGGTTCTGCTGCACTGGACTCTGATGTAGACTTTGAAGCCTCAGTCTATTGATGAAGAAGGTGGCTGTTGGGCATATACACAAATTGCTAGCTGCACTGAATTGCTAGCAAGTTTGCACACAATTTTGTAGTGCATGGAGTCCAGTTCCAGCTTATGTCATGACTTCATATGCAGCATTGAGACAGTTCGTTCCAACGTGCACCAATCAGTTTCATTAGCACATCTCTCCAAAGCCTTTCTGCAGCCTACAAAGCACacgtcaggagtatgatggaataatgTCCATTTACCCGGATGAGTGCAACACTTGATGCTCAACACCATTCAAGGCAAAGCAaatcacttgattggcaccccattcgccatcttaaacattcactcccttcaccacctgtGCAATATGGCTGCTATATTTGCCATCTGCAATatgtactgcagcatctcaccaaggcttcttcaacagcatcttccaaacccacaacctctaatcCTAGAAGGTTAAGGACTGCAAGTGCATTGGAAcaccatcctaatttggaaatatattgttcctTCAAAGTGACTGGGTTCAAAACATgaattccctcccttacagcTCTGTGAGAGGACCTTCTctacatggcctgcagcagttcaagaaacagctcagcatcatcttctccagggcaattagggatgggcactaaatgctggcttgtcagtgacacccacatcctgtgaattaataaaacaGTGCAAAAATCTTTGGAAATTCCATTGTTGTCATAAACATAtactacaggtcatgtgattGCATTCGGCTGAAGTGTGACCATTGACTTGATGTGCTCAGTCATTTGCTACAAAGCTGGTTTAGAACAAATTGGAGTATTGGTAGTCAATGCTGGCCAGTAGGCACAAGGGTGATGGTGAATGGGACTTAATGAAAGTTAGGATATGGAtagctgagttttggatgagctcaagacTATGGAGGATGGAAAATAGGAGATAAGCCAGGAGAGTATTGAATTAGTTAAGTCTAGAGGTGACAATGGCACGGATAAGAGTTCTAGCAACAGATGAGCAGAAGGAGGGCTGATCGAGTGCTGTCACAAAGGTGGATATCTGTGGTTTTGATGATGGGACAGAATACGTAGTCAGATGCTCACCTCTGTGTCAAATAGGGTATCAAGGTTGTGAATGGTCTGATTTAACCTCAGATAGTGGCCAAGATGAAGTTGGTGGCTAGGAAATGATGTTTGTGACAAAGACCAAAGGAGATTTGTGCTAATCCAGTACTGAATATTGGACAAGCAGCATGACCAATCAGAGACAGGGGATGGGGTGGTGAAATGTGTACAATTGGAACTTGATGTTTTCTCAGCTGATGTCATCAAGGGCACCATgtagatcaggaataggaggaaCAAAAGGATAAATCCATAGGCACTCCAAAGGTAAAAGTAATGTAATGGAAGAACCACTGAGGATGATCTACTTGCTACAACTGGACGGCtaggaatggaaccagatgagGGCAGTCTCACCTAGCCGGTGATGGAGAAGTGTTCAAGCTGCATGGTGTGGCCAACTGTATGAAATGCTACAGACAGGTTAAGAAGGATGAAGAAGGATAGTTTATCATAGCCTGTATGACCCTGCAGTcgataaagctgagttatttaaaaatctcagagggaaactttaaacaactgtcataacctatattttttatgtttgagatgcagctctaaattcaggaatcacaccaccagttcttgagaggttttaaattaaactaaatgaaatgttttattaagttacaacacattaaatacatacacatggcgacaaattactactatcataacttttaacaaattctgagactaatctccactaaggcaacagcaacccatagatttttaagcagacaccaaacaaagcattttcaccatacaaattcaaaatgaggttcatttcactttggttccttgcagacacagtggaAGGCTTGCAGGtgttgatgttacatgcctctgccctgcacatatAAGCCTGCTGTCTGTTATGCCCAACACatttcattgaatgtaaattctcattgtatcaccagcccctttgaactccacctcgtctaacaataaaatccctttcatagtaccaattttattagttatataaacatattgcttggtctctgctagctaggtgccagatttcactcaccTTCTTGGTTGCTCTATTCAACAAGatgcaaatgtacctctacctCTCGTAAACTCAAAATttatatacatcaaagcacctagactaactggctttaatccaattaagacacacccacagacttaccctctattttaaaaaaataatttccagtgacattatatacattaatagcttcatgacatagcCACAGTCATAGGATGCAATTTGTGCCTTCCATAAATGCAGTGTACTCCAGCACTTACAATTATCTCCTTCACAGTCATAAGGTGCTTTCATATCATATTATTATGTAGCAAAGGTTTTTTGCACTACTGCCTTCTCTTGCAAACTCCTTCACTTAAATGCTTATCATGGATTTGTGCTTAGAGAATCCTCTCTTCTAAACTGACTGagtaccacatctacaggttgtAACACTCGCTGAAGAAAAGTCAAAAGAGGGGTGCACAACCTTATTTTCAGGTTTATAGCATTTACACCATCAACTGTCATTGACTTTTGGAGCATTCTTCTATCTCCAAAATGTTACCTGTTTATCGCCCTACCTGTCTTCCATCACTGCTGAAACACTAATTGATGCCTTCGTTACCTTGGCATTCCTATTTTTACACTGCTTTCATTCAGGCTTTTTAACTGCACTCTGCAAAATGTCAACTATACTAGTATGCTGTGCCTGATGTTCCCTTCTGTATATTACTATTCATTACCCTCCATTCTTACCATGCTCCTTCTTCTTACCATTATCTACTTTC from the Carcharodon carcharias isolate sCarCar2 chromosome 9, sCarCar2.pri, whole genome shotgun sequence genome contains:
- the c1galt1c1 gene encoding C1GALT1-specific chaperone 1 isoform X2, which codes for MITEGNSFMKGVMLGGMFYLVFTLFDNKMRGESGLRSHEHHHLKAPNKEELLKLPESKRMELSLTIRVLCLIMVTPKEIGYWASVVETWSKHCDKAVFYSPETIKIFESVSLATEDKWVQTRKAFKHAYENYKDDYNWFFFVESTTFAIIENLKFFLLNKDPEQPFYVGHTVKSGDLEYVESSSGVVLSIEALERFYKVLDDPVKCPEKGSLLWKMSEEKELAVCLKYTGVFADNAEDNEGKELFNSKNINALVVEAMSNNPNEVVEGCCSDVAITFHGLSPNHMHVMMYGVYRLRPYGHTFNDALIFMPPVGSDND
- the c1galt1c1 gene encoding C1GALT1-specific chaperone 1 isoform X1 produces the protein MCIYGWFRVVVREPEAKMITEGNSFMKGVMLGGMFYLVFTLFDNKMRGESGLRSHEHHHLKAPNKEELLKLPESKRMELSLTIRVLCLIMVTPKEIGYWASVVETWSKHCDKAVFYSPETIKIFESVSLATEDKWVQTRKAFKHAYENYKDDYNWFFFVESTTFAIIENLKFFLLNKDPEQPFYVGHTVKSGDLEYVESSSGVVLSIEALERFYKVLDDPVKCPEKGSLLWKMSEEKELAVCLKYTGVFADNAEDNEGKELFNSKNINALVVEAMSNNPNEVVEGCCSDVAITFHGLSPNHMHVMMYGVYRLRPYGHTFNDALIFMPPVGSDND